A genomic stretch from Coffea arabica cultivar ET-39 chromosome 10c, Coffea Arabica ET-39 HiFi, whole genome shotgun sequence includes:
- the LOC140015849 gene encoding uncharacterized protein, which translates to MEEAGVFDVGFSGPNFTWSNNRRSRARISKRLDRFLVNGACLDLSHNISVIHLARHPSDHSPLKLSFVAQSDTKPRPFRFLNVWTTKPQLLEVIRQAWTQDVNGSPMHALCSKLLATRKAIQTWNKEHFGNVIDNVRSAEMAVQRAEELVDQDDSEECQIELKKAQAELRYALSIEEQFWRQKARVKWLRQGDTNSKYFHAIVRQRRAQAMIHRIKKANGVWVDNEADIASEATTYFSELFSDSLGSSADMLHLIPPMISGEDNVKLEEIPSIEEVYRVLQAMDEESAAGPDGFTGKFFTFAWQVIAQDVYKAVLSFFCGAELPRFITSTSIVLIPKVPNPQDFSQFRPISLCNFFNKLLSRILADRMAGILPKIISPQQTGFVKGRNITDNFLLAQEVISGMAKKNRGGNVVMKLDMSKAYDRVAWSHIINVLRRFGFGERFIDMVWRLISNVWFSIIINGSSYGFFKSSRGLRQGDPLSPALFIIGAEVLSRALNNLVMQPRFVSFKVPYGCPSITHLAFADDVLIFANGSSFSLKAIMKVLDDYQRCSGQLLNVQKSCYLVHPSVSIARRRLLDRISRFARKSFPIRYLGFPLYIGRCKSSYFGEVCHAILARILSWKSRLLSFGGKIILIKHVLSSIPVHLMSAAVIPSSVFKTIEKACSAFLWGSSPEESKLHWIRWPQLCYPVEEGGIGFRRLCDVYTAFSSKLWWKFRTESSLWSTFMKAKYCKCLHPCQVELRPTDSAIWRRMLNVSRQVELSILWVAKYGACHFWYDNWLGSGALFLKVPVIPNLTFRNFVNNGHWDLNLLYHTLPKEIAYSISEQMIPEEGSIAEVFWMPTTTGNFSLHSAFGDIRQTRPTSMVFASIWHPLIPLTVSFFMLRLLLRRIPTPDKLRKFGFHLPSKCFCCTEPSEESIEHLFSNGHIASFLWNYFGGLCGIKFSGSFLRARIVDWWLNSQDSELRKIICRILPSVICWQIWKERNKAMFEGVQMQSSAIRQAIFSEIQSMVGIHFKQLIRLQSFCQLYDWSKAPGGTVVYQGIRWETKETGRYTLNTDGCAKGNPGIGRGGGILRDSTGLPMIGFSAYLGDTTCLRAEACALLIGLQICIHNGFGNICVQSDSLVLIGIIQRRTQCPWKIRRYVNQIWQLLDDPPRFTHCYREANTVADALSNVGISHPDKQIEVYDAFSKFPRLARGAIRLDRIGIPSIRKMRIM; encoded by the coding sequence ATGGAGGAGGCTGGAGTATTTGATGTAGGCTTCTCAGGACCCAATTTTACATGGTCAAACAATCGACGAAGTAGAGCTCGGATTTCAAAGAGGTTAGACAGGTTCTTAGTCAACGGGGCATGTCTGGATCTTTCTCATAACATTTCTGTCATTCACTTGGCTAGACATCCATCTGACCATTCACCGTTAAAGCTCTCATTTGTTGCTCAATCAGATACTAAGCCGCGTCCATTTCGATTTTTGAATGTGTGGACAACTAAACCACAACTCTTGGAGGTAATACGCCAGGCTTGGACTCAAGATGTCAATGGATCTCCGATGCATGCTCTATGTTCTAAATTATTGGCAACAAGAAAAGCTATTCAGACATGGAACAAAGAACACTTTGGAAACGTGATCGATAATGTGCGATCTGCAGAAATGGCGGTGCAACGGGCAGAAGAATTGGTAGATCAAGATGATTCGGAGGAGTGCCAGATTGAACTCAAAAAGGCTCAGGCGGAGCTGAGATATGCATTatcaattgaagaacaattttgGAGGCAAAAGGCTAGGGTAAAATGGCTTCGACAGGGAGATACTAATTCAAAGTATTTTCATGCGATAGTAAGACAGAGACGGGCTCAAGCTATGATTCATCGTATCAAAAAAGCCAATGGTGTTTGGGTGGACAATGAAGCTGATATAGCAAGTGAAGCAACCACCTATTTCTCTGAACTTTTCTCGGATTCTTTGGGATCATCTGCAGATATGCTACATCTCATTCCACCTATGATTTCGGGAGAGGATAATGTGAAGTTGGAAGAAATCCCTTCAATTGAAGAGGTTTATAGAGTCCTGCAGGCAATGGATGAAGAAAGTGCTGCTGGCCCAGATGGATTCACgggaaaattttttacttttgcatGGCAAGTAATCGCCCAAGATGTCTACAAGGCGGTACTCAGTTTTTTCTGTGGAGCAGAGCTACCTCGTTTCATCACATCTACTTCAATTGTTCTAATTCCGAAGGTGCCAAATCCTcaagatttttctcaatttagACCCATCAGCCTATGTAACTTCTTCAACAAGCTATTATCAAGGATCTTGGCAGACAGAATGGCGGGAATATTGCCAAAAATTATTTCTCCACAGCAGACAGGATTTGTGAAGGGTCGCAATATAACCGATAACTTCCTACTTGCACAGGAGGTGATATCGGGTATGGCGAAAAAGAATAGAGGTGGAAATGTGGTTATGAAACTAGACATGTCTAAGGCATATGACAGAGTGGCATGGAGTCATATTATAAATGTTCTGAGAAGGTTCGGTTTTGGTGAGAGATTCATTGATATGGTTTGGCGACTGATTTCTAATGTCTGGTTTTCCATCATTATAAATGGATCCTCATATGGTTTTTTCAAGTCTTCGAGAGGACTCCGTCAGGGGGACCCATTATCACCAGCATTATTTATTATAGGGGCAGAGGTGTTATCTAGAGCACTGAATAATCTTGTCATGCAACCAAGATTTGTGAGTTTCAAAGTTCCATATGGATGCCCGTCTATTACTCACTTGGCATTTGCGGATGATGTTCTTATATTTGCAAATGGATCCTCATTTTCCCTGAAGGCTATCATGAAAGTGTTAGATGATTATCAAAGATGCTCGGGCCAATTACTAAATGTACAAAAAAGCTGTTATCTGGTTCATCCATCCGTATCAATAGCAAGACGACGGCTGCTTGATCGCATCTCTAGGTTTGCCCGCAAATCATTTCCAATACGCTATTTAGGCTTTCCGCTCTACATTGGAAGATGCAAATCATCTTATTTTGGAGAAGTTTGTCATGCAATACTAGCAAGGATTCTGTCTTGGAAATCAAGGTTACTTTCCTTTGGAGGAAAAATTATTCTAATCAAGCATGTACTATCTTCAATACCAGTTCACCTAATGTCAGCTGCAGTGATTCCCAGCTCGGTGTTTAAAACTATAGAAAAGGCATGCTCGGCATTCCTCTGGGGATCCTCACCCGAGGAATCGAAGCTTCATTGGATACGTTGGCCTCAATTGTGCTATCCAGTTGAGGAAGGGGGAATTGGATTTCGGAGATTATGTGACGTCTACACAGCCTTTTCCTCCAAGTTATGGTGGAAATTCCGAACAGAATCATCACTGTGGTCGACCTTCATGAAAGCAAAGTATTGTAAATGTCTGCACCCTTGTCAGGTAGAACTCAGGCCAACGGATTCGGCAATTTGGCGAAGGATGCTCAATGTGAGTCGGCAAGTGGAACTCTCAATATTATGGGTGGCCAAATATGGGGCGTGTCATTTTTGGTACGATAACTGGTTGGGGAGTGGTGCATTGTTTCTAAAGGTTCCAGTTATCCCAAATTTGACGTTCCGAAACTTCGTAAACAACGGCCATTGGGATTTGAATCTTCTATACCATACTTTGCCAAAGGAAATTGCTTATTCCATCTCAGAACAAATGATCCCAGAAGAAGGAAGTATAGCTGAAGTCTTTTGGATGCCCACAACAACTGGAAATTTCTCTCTACATTCGGCTTTTGGGGACATTAGGCAGACTCGACCCACGTCTATGGTATTTGCTTCCATTTGGCACCCTCTGATACCTTTGACagtttcatttttcatgttGAGATTACTTCTGAGGAGAATACCGACACCGGATAAGCTTCGTaaatttggtttccatttgCCGTCAAAGTGCTTTTGCTGTACTGAGCCTTCCGAGGAGTCTATTGAGCATTTATTCTCCAATGGACACATTGCGTCATTCCtttggaattattttggagggttaTGTGGAATAAAATTCTCAGGATCTTTTCTACGAGCACGCATAGTTGATTGGTGGTTGAATTCACAGGATTCTGAGTTACGAAAGATTATTTGCCGTATTCTTCCTAGTGTAATTTGCTGGCAgatttggaaggaaaggaaCAAAGCAATGTTTGAGGGTGTCCAGATGCAATCATCGGCCATTCGCCAAGCCATCTTCTCAGAAATCCAATCCATGGTAGGAATACATTTTAAACAATTGATAAGACTACAATCCTTTTGTCAATTGTATGATTGGTCAAAGGCACCTGGGGGTACGGTTGTATATCAAGGTATCCGCTGGGAAACCAAAGAGACAGGGAGGTATACTCTTAACACGGATGGATGTGCTAAAGGTAATCCAGGAATAGGTAGAGGTGGGGGCATACTCCGGGATTCCACTGGATTACCAATGATTGGTTTTTCGGCATATCTGGGAGATACTACATGTCTCCGTGCAGAGGCTTGTGCCCTTCTTATTGGTCTTCAGATCTGTATACATAACGGTTTTGGAAACATATGTGTACAATCAGATTCTTTGGTTTTAATTGGGATCATTCAACGTCGTACTCAGTGTCCGTGGAAAATTCGAAGATACGTCAACCAGATTTGGCAATTATTAGATGATCCACCTAGATTCACGCACTGCTATCGGGAGGCTAACACAGTTGCTGATGCTTTATCTAATGTGGGTATATCTCATCCAGATAAACAAATTGAGGTTTACGATGCTTTCAGTAAATTCCCAAGGTTGGCTCGTGGGGCAATCCGTTTGGACAGAATAGGGATACCTTCAATTAGAAAAATGAGGATTATGTAA